A genomic region of Hippoglossus hippoglossus isolate fHipHip1 chromosome 8, fHipHip1.pri, whole genome shotgun sequence contains the following coding sequences:
- the LOC117766932 gene encoding cytosolic phospholipase A2 beta-like → MQTGTLNLSVSLIGLWLVISGALAEAADNMEVKEAASVKPIDQSPSLCAGEQDYVDRRKRVVLESLNSLGINCSADWVPHIALLPSGGGQRAAVGLMGSLSQMEKDGLLDPLLYMGAVSGSTWSMSALYSDPQWTGNMDRAVSTMTGPGVEVEQALAWLDKRSKEELFSLSDIWGVLTSVGIMKQMDLRHLSDEASRNATNPYPIYSAIEKGCLLDGPIEGKWFEVSPHEAGFTELGVFVETSLLGSKFQSGELQEQKPEMDMIELQGVLGCALAHDEVIREFIPPWLNVPGHIDRDADEYLRVYNTLDKLVALIRSSTKDPTTLSELNTLQKILEDKVNCNDSVLLESKNMEERKKMFHHLSLELLEAVDTWSQRLGNGQCETSVIIKQVLPLIMKWEWGTTRNLLYQHEDAPPCLGAEEIIHLVDAGLLINVAYPPFLGEKRDIDLIIVLEYSAGNMFETLTLARDYAAEVKKPFPKIDDQVLEEREWPKDCYVFEGKEKEPTIVYMPLFNRRNCQDAKEVDAKMEEFSTFQPPFSEAKIKFMLETAEANMKNNKELLLREINKAVLRRQNKRKSVLNNP, encoded by the exons ATGCAGACTGGAACGCTAAACTTATCAGTCTCATTGATTGGCCTGTGGCTTGTGATTTCAGGAGCTTTGGCAGAGGCAGCGGACAACATGGAGGTAAAAGAAGCAGCCTCAGTG aaACCCATCGATCAgtccccctctctgtgtgctgGTGAGCAGGACTATGTTGACAGGAGGAAAAGGGTCGTTCTGGAGTCACTCAACAGCCTGGGAATCAACTGTTCTGCA GACTGGGTTCCCCACATCGCTCTGCTGCCATCAGGTGGGGGTCAGAGGGCAGCCGTGGGTCTGATGGGTTCCCTCTCTCAAATGGAAAAGGATGGTCTGCTGGACCCTCTGCTTTACATGGGAGCAGTCTCTGGGTCAACGTG GTCCATGTCCGCCCTGTACAGTGACCCGCAGTGGACCGGCAACATGGACAGAGCAGTGTCCACGATGACAGGTCCTGGGGTCGAGGTGGAGCAGGCTCTGGCCTGGTTGGACAAGAGGTCAAAGGAggagcttttctctctgtctgataTCTGGGGGGTGTTAACCTCTGTTGGGATCATGAAACAG atggACTTGCGGCATCTTTCCGACGAGGCCAGCAGGAATGCCACAAACCCTTACCCCATCTACAGCGCCATAGAGAAGGGCTGCCTTTTAGATGGGCCTATAGAAG GGAAATGGTTTGAGGTGAGTCCTCATGAGGCTGGATTCACAGAGCTGGGTGTCTTTGTTGAAACGTCTCTCCTGGGCAGTAAGTTTCAGAGCggagagctgcaggagcagaagcCAGAGATGGACATGATCGAGCTAcaag GTGTTCTGGGTTGTGCGTTGGCTCATGACGAGGTTATCAGAGAGTTCATCCCTCCCTGGTTGAATG TGCCCGGACATATAGACAGAGATGCTGATGAGTACTTGCGTGTATACAACACCCTTGACAAACTGGTGGCCCTGATCAGAAGTTCCACAAAGGATCCTACCACTCTTTCTGAGCTGAACACGTTGCAGAAAATACTAGAAG ACAAGGTAAATTGTAATGATTCTGTGTTGCTGGAGTCAAAGAatatggaggaaagaaaaaagatgtttCATCATTTGagtctggagctgctggaggcaGTAGACACCTGGAGCCAAAGATTGGGGAATGGTCAGTGTGAAA CCTCTGTAATCATTAAGCAAGTCCTTCCCCTGATTATGAAGTGGGAGTGGGGAACAACCAGGAACCTCCTCTACCAACACGAAG ATGCTCCACCTTGCCTTGGCGCCGAAGAAATAATCCACCTGGTCGATGCCGGGCTGCTGATCAATGTTGCCTACCCTCCTTTtctgggagagaagagagacattGACCTCATTATCGTACTGGAGTACAGCGCTGGAAACATGTTTGAG ACTCTGACTCTGGCCAGAGACTATGCTGCGGAGGTAAAGAAGCCTTTCCCCAAGATAGACGATCAGgtcctggaggagagagagtggcCAAAGGACTGCTACGTGTTCgagggaaaagagaaggagcCTACAATCGTCTACATGCCGCTCTTCAATAGACGGAACTGCCAAG ATGCAAAGGAGGTCGATGCAAAGATGGAGGAGTTCTCCACTTTCCAGCCTCCTTTCAGTGAGGCCAAGATCAAGTTTATGTTGGAGACGGCGGAAGCTAACATGAAGAACAACAAGGAACTTCTGCTGAGGGAGATAAACAAGGCCGTTCTCCGCCGACAGAACAAGAG GAAGTCTGTGCTGAACAATCCTTAA